From one Rhopalosiphum padi isolate XX-2018 chromosome 2, ASM2088224v1, whole genome shotgun sequence genomic stretch:
- the LOC132922904 gene encoding cathepsin B-like: protein MARVFILLSVILLSVYMTEQAYFLEEDYINKINEKATTWKAGVNFDPNTPKENILKLLGSKGVQIPNKVNYNMYKSEDNAYDNLFGRIPKKFDARKKWKNCKTIGAIRDQGNCGSCWAVATSSAFADRLCVATNGDFNQLLSAEELTFCCHKCGFGCNGGNPIKAWERFKEHGLVTGGDYKSGEGCEPYRVPPCPSDEFGNNTCAGKPREGNHRCTRICYGDQELDFDSDHRYTRDSYYLTYGSIQKDVLAYGPIEASFDVYDDFPSYKSGVYIRSENASYLGGHAVKLIGWGEEFGVPYWLMVNSWNADWGDSGLFKIQRGTNECGVDNSTTAGVPVTN from the exons atGGCTAGGGTATTCATTTTATTGTCTGTGATTTTGCTCAGTGTCTATATGACCGAACAAGCTTACTTTTTGGAAGaagattacataaataaaatcaatgaaaaagcAACAACATGGAAG GCCGGTGTCAACTTCGATCCAAATACACCGAAAGAAAACATCTTAAAACTCTTAGGATCCAAAGGAGTACAAATTCCAAACAAAGTTAACTACAACATGTACAAATCAGAAGACAACGCCTACGATAACTTGTTTGGCAGAATCCCAAAGAAATTCGATGCGaggaaaaaatggaaaaattgtaaaacaattgGAGCAATCAGAGATCAAGGAAATTGCGGATCGTGTTGG GCAGTAGCAACAAGTTCAGCATTTGCTGACCGTTTATGTGTAGCTACAAATGGAGATTTTAATCAACTGTTATCCGCAGAAGAATTAACATTCTGTTGTCATAAATGTGGTTTTGGATGCAACGGAGGTAACCCAATTAAAGCTTGGGAACGTTTTAAGGAACACGGTTTGGTTACTGGAGGAGATTATAAATCAGGAGAG GGTTGTGAACCATATAGAGTCCCTCCTTGCCCCTCCGACGAGTTTGGAAACAATACTTGCGCTGGTAAACCGAGGGAAGGAAATCACAGATGCACAAGGATATGTTACGGAGATCAGGAACTTGATTTTGATAGCGATCATAGATACA CAAGAGACTCGTATTACCTCACATACGGCAGTATCCAAAAGGACGTTTTAGCTTATGGTCCCATTGAAGCATCTTTTGATGTTTATGACGATTTCCCCAGTTACAAATCCG gAGTTTACATTCGATCGGAAAATGCTTCATACTTAGGAGGACATGCTGTGAAATTGATTGGATGGGGTGAAGAATTCGGAGTGCCATATTGGCTTATGGTTAACTCATGGAATGCAGATTGGGGTGACAGTGGCCTTTTCAAAATCCAACGAGGCACAAACGAATGTGGAGTCGATAATTCGACCACTGCTGGTGTACCAGTAACTAACTAA